A stretch of the Malus domestica chromosome 08, GDT2T_hap1 genome encodes the following:
- the LOC103443096 gene encoding growth-regulating factor 1-like isoform X1 — MDFGVVGFDGLGGCFSDFGFPFAATSSAADQEAAKHKWLFGSGSHRQGRSADEGEDWKSSKLAKTDDFSTSKATQQQHQQQQLLSFSSSPSASKATQQQHQQQQLLSFSNSPNSESILVEKNATMPYFHQALSAYNTSPAGQNTGSVSNGGAAMHWSLAGGRGPFTPSQWMELEHQALIYKYITANMPIPSNLLFPIKKALDSAGFSTFPNGLLRPNSLGWGSIHLGFSNNTDPEPGRCRRTDGKKWRCWRDAVPDQKYCERHMNRGRHRSRKPVEGHTGHTRTTPTTSKQPLTSSPSTSVVSIPGGGGGSSLAVANQQLKSLQQPAASNSSAATTQMSRMVMNKENAGERIQRTMGVSMLSKESPFSTQKQQTGHEESPRTEFGLVLSDSLLNPSQKTSYPAETNSQHHSLRHFIDDCPKTQSDCQPVSWPNQLDMQSDRTQLSISIPIASSTSNETLSPLHLSRELESPASMGLGAGSSHALSEQNNIKQANWIPTAWETSLGGPLGEVLHNPNSSNGAAEYKNNSSVLNLMTGGSWDNNNNSPSPLGSSPTGVLQKTAFGSLSNSSAGSSPRAEKNNRSHEGFSLCNDLLGSNMFNSSSLPAL, encoded by the exons ATGGATTTTGGGGTGGTGGGTTTTGATGGGTTGGGGGGTTGTTTTTCAGATTTTGGTTTTCCTTTTGCTGCTACTTCATCGGCAGCAGATCAGGAGGCAGCGAAGCATAAGTGGTTGTTCGGATCTGGGTCTCACAGGCAGGGAAGATCTGCCGACGAGGGGGAGGATTGGAAGAGCTCTAAACTTGCAAAGACTGATGATTTTTCAACTTCCAAAGCAACGCAACAGCAACACCAGCAGCAGCAGTTACTGAGCTTCTCTAGTTCTCCATCAGCTTCCAAGGCAACGCAACAGCAACACCAGCAGCAGCAGTTACTGAGCTTCTCTAATTCTCCCAATTCAGAATCTATCTTGGTTGAAAAGAATGCCACAATGCCTTACTTTCATCAAGCATTATCTGCTTACAATACAAGTCCTGCAG GGCAAAATACTGGGAGTGTGAGTAATGGAGGAGCTGCCATGCATTGGAGTTTAGCAGGAGGCAGAGGACCTTTCACGCCATCCCAATGGATGGAGCTAGAACACCAGGCCTTGATCTACAAATACATCACTGCAAATATGCCTATTCCATCCAATTTGCTCTTCCCAATCAAGAAGGCTCTTGATTCTGCTGGATTTTCGACGTTCCCGAACGGACTTCTCAGGCCCAATTCAT TGGGATGGGGTTCTATCCATTTGGGATTCTCCAACAACACTGATCCTGAGCCGGGAAGGTGTCGTAGGACCGACGGCAAGAAATGGCGGTGCTGGAGAGATGCCGTTCCTGACCAAAAGTATTGTGAGCGGCACATGAACAGAGGCCGCCACCGTTCAAGAAAGCCTGTGGAAGGCCACACTGGCCACACCAGAACCACCCCCACCACCTCAAAGCAGCCTTTGACTTCTTCGCCATCAACATCCGTAGTGTCCATTCCCGGTGGCGGTGGTGGCAGCAGCCTTGCTGTTGCCAACCAGCAGCTCAAGAGCTTGCAGCAGCCTGCTGCATCTAATTCTTCTGCAGCAACCACTCAGATGAGCAG GATGGTCATGAACAAAGAGAATGCGGGCGAGAGAATTCAACGCACAATGGGCGTCTCCATGCTGTCGAAAGAAAGCCCATTCTCGACACAGAAACAGCAAACCGGACATGAAGAGTCCCCAAGAACAGAGTTCGGGCTTGTCCTCTCTGACTCCCTCCTAAACCCTTCACAGAAAACGTCATACCCTGCAGAAACAAATTCACAACACCATTCCCTTCGCCACTTCATCGACGACTGCCCTAAAACTCAATCCGACTGCCAACCTGTTTCATGGCCTAACCAACTCGACATGCAATCGGACAGAACCCAATTATCAATTTCGATCCCCATAGCTTCCTCCACAAGCAATGAGACTCTCTCACCGCTCCATCTCTCAAGGGAACTAGAGTCCCCTGCCTCAATGGGATTGGGAGCAGGCAGCAGTCACGCCCTCAGTGAACAGAACAACATCAAGCAAGCAAATTGGATTCCAACGGCTTGGGAGACTTCACTTGGCGGTCCTCTAGGGGAAGTTCTGCACAATCCCAACAGCAGCAACGGTGCAGCAGAATACAAGAACAACTCTTCAGTCCTTAATCTGATGACTGGGGGCAGCTGGGACAACAATAACAATAGCCCTTCGCCTTTAGGGTCATCTCCGACTGGGGTTCTACAGAAGACGGCGTTTGGGTCTCTGTCGAATAGCAGTGCAGGGAGCAGTCCAAGAGCAGAGAAAAATAATAGAAGCCATGAAGGGTTTAGCCTTTGCAACGACCTCCTTGGGTCCAATATGTTCAACTCTTCCTCCTTGCCTGCCTTGTAG
- the LOC103443096 gene encoding growth-regulating factor 6-like isoform X2, with product MPYFHQALSAYNTSPAGQNTGSVSNGGAAMHWSLAGGRGPFTPSQWMELEHQALIYKYITANMPIPSNLLFPIKKALDSAGFSTFPNGLLRPNSLGWGSIHLGFSNNTDPEPGRCRRTDGKKWRCWRDAVPDQKYCERHMNRGRHRSRKPVEGHTGHTRTTPTTSKQPLTSSPSTSVVSIPGGGGGSSLAVANQQLKSLQQPAASNSSAATTQMSRMVMNKENAGERIQRTMGVSMLSKESPFSTQKQQTGHEESPRTEFGLVLSDSLLNPSQKTSYPAETNSQHHSLRHFIDDCPKTQSDCQPVSWPNQLDMQSDRTQLSISIPIASSTSNETLSPLHLSRELESPASMGLGAGSSHALSEQNNIKQANWIPTAWETSLGGPLGEVLHNPNSSNGAAEYKNNSSVLNLMTGGSWDNNNNSPSPLGSSPTGVLQKTAFGSLSNSSAGSSPRAEKNNRSHEGFSLCNDLLGSNMFNSSSLPAL from the exons ATGCCTTACTTTCATCAAGCATTATCTGCTTACAATACAAGTCCTGCAG GGCAAAATACTGGGAGTGTGAGTAATGGAGGAGCTGCCATGCATTGGAGTTTAGCAGGAGGCAGAGGACCTTTCACGCCATCCCAATGGATGGAGCTAGAACACCAGGCCTTGATCTACAAATACATCACTGCAAATATGCCTATTCCATCCAATTTGCTCTTCCCAATCAAGAAGGCTCTTGATTCTGCTGGATTTTCGACGTTCCCGAACGGACTTCTCAGGCCCAATTCAT TGGGATGGGGTTCTATCCATTTGGGATTCTCCAACAACACTGATCCTGAGCCGGGAAGGTGTCGTAGGACCGACGGCAAGAAATGGCGGTGCTGGAGAGATGCCGTTCCTGACCAAAAGTATTGTGAGCGGCACATGAACAGAGGCCGCCACCGTTCAAGAAAGCCTGTGGAAGGCCACACTGGCCACACCAGAACCACCCCCACCACCTCAAAGCAGCCTTTGACTTCTTCGCCATCAACATCCGTAGTGTCCATTCCCGGTGGCGGTGGTGGCAGCAGCCTTGCTGTTGCCAACCAGCAGCTCAAGAGCTTGCAGCAGCCTGCTGCATCTAATTCTTCTGCAGCAACCACTCAGATGAGCAG GATGGTCATGAACAAAGAGAATGCGGGCGAGAGAATTCAACGCACAATGGGCGTCTCCATGCTGTCGAAAGAAAGCCCATTCTCGACACAGAAACAGCAAACCGGACATGAAGAGTCCCCAAGAACAGAGTTCGGGCTTGTCCTCTCTGACTCCCTCCTAAACCCTTCACAGAAAACGTCATACCCTGCAGAAACAAATTCACAACACCATTCCCTTCGCCACTTCATCGACGACTGCCCTAAAACTCAATCCGACTGCCAACCTGTTTCATGGCCTAACCAACTCGACATGCAATCGGACAGAACCCAATTATCAATTTCGATCCCCATAGCTTCCTCCACAAGCAATGAGACTCTCTCACCGCTCCATCTCTCAAGGGAACTAGAGTCCCCTGCCTCAATGGGATTGGGAGCAGGCAGCAGTCACGCCCTCAGTGAACAGAACAACATCAAGCAAGCAAATTGGATTCCAACGGCTTGGGAGACTTCACTTGGCGGTCCTCTAGGGGAAGTTCTGCACAATCCCAACAGCAGCAACGGTGCAGCAGAATACAAGAACAACTCTTCAGTCCTTAATCTGATGACTGGGGGCAGCTGGGACAACAATAACAATAGCCCTTCGCCTTTAGGGTCATCTCCGACTGGGGTTCTACAGAAGACGGCGTTTGGGTCTCTGTCGAATAGCAGTGCAGGGAGCAGTCCAAGAGCAGAGAAAAATAATAGAAGCCATGAAGGGTTTAGCCTTTGCAACGACCTCCTTGGGTCCAATATGTTCAACTCTTCCTCCTTGCCTGCCTTGTAG